A section of the Triticum dicoccoides isolate Atlit2015 ecotype Zavitan chromosome 7A, WEW_v2.0, whole genome shotgun sequence genome encodes:
- the LOC119329399 gene encoding tubulin beta-3 chain-like yields the protein MREILHIQGGQCGNQIGAKFWEVICDEHGIDQTGKYAGDSDLQLERINVYYNEASGGRYVPRAVLMDLEPGTMDSLRSGPYGQIFRPDNFVFGQSGAGNNWAKGHYTEGAELIDSVLDVVRKEAENCDCLQGFQVCHSLGGGTGSGMGTLLISKIREEYPDRMMMTFSVFPSPKVSDTVVEPYNATLSVHQLVENADECMVLDNEALYDICFRTLKLTTPTFGDLNHLISATMSGVTCCLRFPGQLNSDLRKLAVNLIPFPRLHFFMVGFAPLTSRGSQMYRALTVPELTQQMWDSKNMMCAADPRHGRYLTASAMFRGKMSTKEVDEQMLNVQNKNSSYFVEWIPNNVKSSVCDIPPTGLKMSSTFVGNSTSIQEMFRRVSEQFTAMFRRKAFLHWYTGEGMDEMEFTEAESNMNDLVAEYQQYQDATVEEEEDYEDEQEDEEAA from the exons ATGAGGGAGATCCTCCACATCCAGGGCGGCCAGTGCGGCAACCAGATCGGGGCCAAGTTCTGGGAGGTGATCTGCGACGAGCACGGCATCGACCAGACGGGCAAGTACGCGGGCGACTCCGACCTCCAGCTCGAGCGGATCAACGTCTACTACAACGAGGCCAGCGGCGGCCGCTACGTGCCCCGCGCCGTGCTCATGGACCTCGAGCCCGGCACCATGGACTCGCTCCGCTCCGGGCCCTACGGCCAGATCTTCCGCCCCGACAACTTCGTCTTCGGCCAGTCCGGCGCCGGCAACAACTGGGCCAAGGGCCACTACACCGAGGGCGCCGAGCTCATCGACTCCGTCCTCGACGTCGTCCGCAAGGAGGCCGAGAACTGCGACTGCCTCCAGG GATTCCAGGTGTGCCACTCGCTGGGAGGAGGCACTGGCTCCGGAATGGGTACCCTGCTCATCTCCAAGATCAGGGAGGAGTACCCTGACCGGATGATGATGACATTCTCGGTGTTCCCATCGCCCAAGGTGTCTGACACTGTTGTGGAGCCATACAATGCTACCCTCTCTGTGCACCAGCTTGTTGAGAATGCGGATGAGTGCATGGTTCTTGATAACGAGGCTCTCTACGACATCTGCTTCCGGACGCTCAAGCTTACCACTCCCACCT TCGGTGATCTGAACCACCTTATCTCTGCAACCATGAGTGGTGTTACCTGCTGTCTCCGCTTCCCTGGTCAGCTGAATTCAGACCTCCGGAAGCTTGCTGTGAACCTGATCCCATTCCCACGTCTGCACTTCTTCATGGTTGGATTCGCACCGCTAACCTCGCGGGGTTCACAGATGTACCGTGCCCTCACTGTGCCCGAGCTCACCCAGCAGATGTGGGACTCAAAGAACATGATGTGCGCCGCTGACCCAAGGCACGGCCGCTACCTCACCGCCTCAGCCATGTTCCGTGGGAAGATGAGCACCAAGGAGGTGGACGAGCAGATGCTGAACGTGCAGAACAAGAACTCATCATACTTCGTTGAGTGGATCCCCAACAACGTCAAGTCGAGTGTCTGCGACATCCCGCCCACTGGCCTGAAGATGTCTTCCACATTTGTCGGCAACTCCACATCGATCCAGGAGATGTTCCGGCGCGTCAGCGAGCAGTTCACCGCCATGTTCAGGAGGAAGGCCTTCTTGCACTGGTACACGGGCGAGGGCATGGACGAGATGGAGTTCACCGAGGCCGAGAGCAACATGAACGACCTGGTGGCCGAGTACCAGCAGTACCAGGACGCGACGGTCGAGGAGGAAGAGGACTATGAGGATGAGCAGGAGGACGAGGAGGCCGCCTAA
- the LOC119329673 gene encoding dolichyl-diphosphooligosaccharide--protein glycosyltransferase subunit DAD1 has product MPKDTGDAKLLIQSLNKAYAATPANLKIIDLYVVFAIVTALVQVAYMGVVGSFPFNSFLSGVLSCIGTAVLAVCLRIQVNKDNKEFKDLPPERAFADFVLCNLVLHLVIMNFLG; this is encoded by the exons ATGCCGAAGGATACGGGTGATGCCAAGCTCCTGATCCAGTCCCTGAACAAGGCCTATGCCGCCACGCCCGCAAATCTCAAG ATCATTGATCTGTATGTTGTTTTCGCCATAGTGACTGCCCTTGTTCAG GTTGCTTACATGGGAGTAGTTGGGTCATTTCCCTTCAACTCGTTCCTCTCAGGTGTCCTGTCATGCATAGGAACTGCAGTGCTTGCTG TGTGCCTCCGTATTCAAGTCAACAAGGACAACAAGGAATTCAAG GATCTTCCTCCAGAAAGGGCCTTTGCAGATTTTGTCCTGTGCAATCTGGTGCTCCACCTGGTGATCATGAACTTCCTCGGATAA
- the LOC119331419 gene encoding patellin-4-like, with product MGVEVVSGGAVEAVAPAKEVRTKVEVETGAAAVAVAKNMSFREESNRLGDLKDAERKALAELRAKVEEAIVEGKLFDLEEGSSKVKVKVEAKKEGKKKEGKKKKAEEKKEGEEAKKEDVAAPAVEKKEEEAKEEVAEPAGEKKEEAVAEEEKKEEPEPVKEKEETAAAEEEAVEGEKAAPAAAVVVVDKDVALWGVPLLPSKGDEATDVVLLKFLRARDFKAGAAFEMLRRTLRWRREWKSLAATAADGDDEEGDALPEGACRLDGADREGHPVCYNALGVFADEAVYRSALGTDGGKKPARFLRWRVRAMERHVAELDFRPGGAASLLQVTDLRGSPGPARKDLRVAMKQVLDLFQDNYPELVARNILINVPFSYYAFTTVFFPFLTQRTKSKLVVARPSKVTETLLKYIPIEAIPVKYGGLKRDGDAEFTGEHDAEIAEVVVKAGATETIEIEAAEGDTTLTWDVTVLGWEVRYTEEFVPADEGAYTIVVSKGRKVGAGEEAVRNSFRAAEAGRVVITVENATRGRKRVLFRHKAKSALAKKC from the exons atgggcgtggaggtcgtctccggcGGGGCTGTGGAGGCGGTGGCGCCGGCGAAGGAGGTGCGCACGAAGGTGGAGGTGGAGACGGGCGCGGCCGCCGTGGCCGTGGCCAAGAACATGTCGTTCAGGGAGGAGAGCAACCGGCTGGGCGACCTCAAGGATGCTGAGAGGAAGGCGCTCGCTGAGCTCCGGGCTAAGGTCGAGGAGGCCATCGTCGAGGGCAAGCTGTTCGACTTGGAGGAGGGGAGTAgcaaggtgaaggtgaaggtggaGGCCAagaaggaggggaagaagaaggagggcaagaagaagaaggccgaggagaagaaggagggggaGGAAGCCAAGAAGGAGGATGTGGCCGCGCCGGCCGTGGAGAAGAAAGAGGAGGAAgccaaggaggaggtggccgagcCGGCCGGggagaagaaggaggaggccgtggcggaagaggagaagaaggaggagcccgAGCCAGTCAAGGAGAAGGAGGAGACTGCCGCCGCGGAAGAGGAGGCCGTCGAGGGCGAGAAGGCGGCGCCGGCCGCTGCGGTCGTCGTCGTCGACAAGGACGTGGCGCTGTGGGGCGTGCCGCTGCTGCCGAGCAAGGGCGACGAGGCGACGGACGTGGTGCTCCTCAAGTTCCTCCGCGCGCGCGACTTCAAGGCGGGGGCCGCTTTCGAGATGCTCCGCCGCACGCTCCGGTGGCGCCGGGAGTGGAAGAGCCTGGCGGCCACCGCGGCCGACGGCGACGACGAGGAGGGCGACGCGCTCCCGGAGGGCGCGTGCCGCCTGGACGGCGCGGACCGCGAGGGCCACCCGGTGTGCTACAACGCGCTGGGCGTGTTCGCGGACGAGGCCGTGTACAGGAGCGCGCTCGGCACCGACGGCGGCAAGAAGCCCGCCCGGTTCCTCCGGTGGCGGGTGCGCGCCATGGAGCGCCACGTGGCCGAGCTCGACTTCCGCCCCGGCGGCGCCGCGTCGCTGCTGCAGGTGACCGACCTCCGCGGCTCCCCCGGCCCCGCCAGGAAGGACCTCCGCGTCGCCATGAAGCAGGTGCTCGACCTCTTCCAGGACAACTACCCCGAGCTCGTCGCCCGGAAC ATCCTGATCAACGTGCCGTTCTCCTACTACGCCTTCACCACCGTCTTCTTCCCGTTCCTGACGCAGCGGACCAAGAGCAAGCTGGTCGTCGCCCGGCCCTCCAAGGTCACCGAGACGCTGCTCAAGTACATCCCGATCGAGGCCATCCCGGTGAAGTACGGCGGGCTGAAGCGCGACGGCGACGCCGAGTTCACCGGCGAGCATGACGCCGAGATCGCCGAGGTGGTCGTCAAGGCGGGCGCCACCGAGACCATCGAGATCGAGGCCGCCGAGGGCGACACGACGCTGACCTGGGACGTGACGGTGCTGGGGTGGGAGGTGAGGTACACGGAGGAGTTCGTGCCGGCGGACGAGGGCGCGTACACCATCGTGGTGAGCAAGGGGCGGAAGGtgggcgccggcgaggaggcggtgcgcAACTCGTTCCGGGCCGCGGAGGCCGGCAGGGTGGTGATCACGGTGGAGAACGCGACCCGCGGGAGGAAGCGGGTGCTCTTCCGGCACAAGGCCAAGAGCGCCCTCGCCAAGAAGTGCTAA